DNA sequence from the Oceanibaculum indicum P24 genome:
GAAAAGCTTCGAGGATTACATGCTCGAAGGGCCGCTGGCCGCCCTCGGCGCCATCGAGAAGGCAACCGGCGAGAAGGAGGTGAACGCCATCGGCTACTGCATCGGCGGTACGCTGATGGCCGCTACCCTCGCCTACATGACCGCGAAGAAGGATGAGCGCATCAAGTCGATCACCTACTTCACGACCATGGTGGATTTCGCCGAGGCCGGGGAGCTGTCCGTCTTCATCGATGAGGAACAGCTGCACACGCTGGAATCGATGATGGACGAAAAGGGCTATCTCGACGGTTCGGCCATGGCGACGACCTTCAACATGCTGCGCGCGAATGACCTGATCTGGTCCTTCGTCGTGAACAATTACCTGCTGGGCAAGGAGCCCTTCCCCTTCGACCTGCTGTACTGGAATTCGGATTCCACGCGGCTGCCGGCGAAGATGCACAGCTTCTACCTGCGCAAATGCTATCAGGAGAACAAGCTGGTGGAGCCGGGCGGCGTGAAGCTGGGTGGGGTGAAGATCGACCTGCGCACGGTGAAGACCCCGACCTACATCCTGTCGGCCAAGGATGACCATATTGCGCCGTGGAAATCGACTTATGCGGCAACCCAGCTCTATGAGGGGCCGGTGAAGTTCGTGCTGTCCGGCTCCGGCCACATCGCCGGTGTGGTGAACCCGCCGGCCGCGCAGAAATATTGCTACTGGACCAACAGCCGCAAGCCGAAGAGCCCGGACAAGTGGCTGGAAAGCGCCACCCAGCATCCGGGGTCCTGGTGGACAGACTGGGCCGACTGGGTTGGCAAGCAGGGCGGCGGCAAGGTTCCCGCCCGCGTGCCCGGCGACGGCAAGCTGAAGGCAATCGAGGACGCGCCGGGTTCCTACGTGAAGGTCACGCTGAAATAGTACGTCCTACTCGCCGTAGGAGGCGTGGTGCGCCTTGGCTGTTTCGGCATAGCGCCGCGCCGAATCGGCGATTTCCGCAATATCCGCCTCGGTGAGGTCACGTAAATAGCGCGCCGGCCGCCCGGCCCAGAGCTGGCCGGTGGGAATGCGCTTGCCGGGGGTGAGCAGCGCGCCGGCGGCCAGCATGGCATTGCTCTCGATCACGCTGCCATCCATTGCGCAGGCCTGCATGCCGACGAAGCTGCGGTCATGCAGCGTGCAGGCGTGCAGGATCGCGGTATGGCCGACCGTCACCTCGTCGCCGACGAAACAACCCAGCCCCCGGCCCTGAACATGCACGACCGTGCCGTCCTGGATGTTGGTGCGTTTGCCGACGCGGATGACCTGAATGTCGCCGCGTAGCGTACAGGAGAACCAGATGCTCGATTCCGCCCCGATCTCGACATCGCCGATGATCGCCGCGTTCGGGGCGATGAAGGCGGACGGGTCGATCGTCGGGGTGACGCCCTTATAGGGCAGGATCAGGGCGGACATCGGCATCATTTCTCCGTTACGGGAACATCGGCGGCTGCATCAGCGCCGTGGTTTCCGGCAAGCCAGCCATAACGTTCATGTTCTGCACCGCCTGGCCGGACGCGCCCTTCACCAGATTGTCGATGGCGGAGACGATGATCGCCCGCCCCTTGATCCGGTCAGCGACGACGCCGATCAGCGTGTGGTTGGAGCCACGCACATGCCGGGTCGCCGGCACCTGTCCCATCGGCAGCGCCCGCACAAAGGGCTCGCCCTGATAGCGACTGGCAATGGCCTCGCGCAGGTCGGCGGGCGATGCACCGCCAGCCAGCTTCACATAGGTGGTGGAGAGGATGCCGCGGCTCATCGGCATCAGGTGCGGCGTGAAGTTCACGAGGATCGGCCGGCCGGCGGCCTTGGTCAGCCCCTGCTCGATCTCCGGCGCGTGCCGGTGCTTGGCAACGCTGTAGGCATGGATGCCCTCGGT
Encoded proteins:
- a CDS encoding gamma carbonic anhydrase family protein; translated protein: MSALILPYKGVTPTIDPSAFIAPNAAIIGDVEIGAESSIWFSCTLRGDIQVIRVGKRTNIQDGTVVHVQGRGLGCFVGDEVTVGHTAILHACTLHDRSFVGMQACAMDGSVIESNAMLAAGALLTPGKRIPTGQLWAGRPARYLRDLTEADIAEIADSARRYAETAKAHHASYGE
- a CDS encoding PHA/PHB synthase family protein, whose protein sequence is MSSIAERSQKLIAAYLEKQAASNGQAGSADPLNIGQAFLEMTAKMMGDPTRLMQSQLALWQDYMQLWQNASKRFLGEEEVPPMVAPDTGDRRFKDPAWEENYVFDFIKQSYLLTARWMQSTVHEVEGLDAKTAQKVDFYTRQFVDAMAPSNFVMTNPEVLRATVESGGENLVKGLENLLSDLERGKGKLAIKMTDMDAFKVGENIATAPGKVVFQNDLMQLLQFSPTTEEVHRRPLLIVPPWINKYYILDLREKNSFIRWAVSQGLTVFVISWVNPDEDMAQKSFEDYMLEGPLAALGAIEKATGEKEVNAIGYCIGGTLMAATLAYMTAKKDERIKSITYFTTMVDFAEAGELSVFIDEEQLHTLESMMDEKGYLDGSAMATTFNMLRANDLIWSFVVNNYLLGKEPFPFDLLYWNSDSTRLPAKMHSFYLRKCYQENKLVEPGGVKLGGVKIDLRTVKTPTYILSAKDDHIAPWKSTYAATQLYEGPVKFVLSGSGHIAGVVNPPAAQKYCYWTNSRKPKSPDKWLESATQHPGSWWTDWADWVGKQGGGKVPARVPGDGKLKAIEDAPGSYVKVTLK